A window of the Sulfurovum riftiae genome harbors these coding sequences:
- a CDS encoding IS3 family transposase: protein MNKIKEAYEQSNHTYGYRNIHKDLLESGIKVNKKRVARLMKEHKLFGVGMVKKHPKHKAGRPHHTHPNHLKQCFIATKPNELWVTDITYIRTYEGWLYLSVILDLFSRKVVGWSMSHRMTRQLALNGRNVVLLLPVILLF from the coding sequence TTGAATAAGATCAAAGAGGCTTACGAACAAAGTAACCATACCTATGGTTACAGGAATATCCATAAGGATCTTCTCGAGTCAGGAATCAAAGTCAATAAGAAACGGGTGGCAAGACTGATGAAGGAGCATAAGCTCTTTGGTGTCGGGATGGTGAAGAAACATCCAAAGCATAAAGCAGGTAGACCGCATCACACACATCCCAATCATTTGAAGCAGTGTTTTATTGCTACCAAACCCAATGAACTGTGGGTTACAGATATCACCTATATCCGTACCTATGAAGGCTGGCTTTATCTATCGGTCATACTCGATCTTTTCAGCCGTAAAGTAGTTGGATGGTCTATGAGCCACAGAATGACCAGACAGCTTGCTCTGAATGGGCGAAATGTAGTATTGTTACTACCAGTAATACTTCTATTTTAA
- a CDS encoding DUF7477 domain-containing protein: MKRTLKLALAAALLPIMASAGDFWVGVFAKDTGYTDQSYTTSKSLSRLKIKIDNEWAKGYDLIDVSYGHDVWMALYAKGTGYTQQAYMHRRDLKKFNQAVEAYKEKGFTLINIEYGAGEWLGIFAKGSKWKDVKFIYSRYLEDFEKSIIKHWREGYMLVDIEAAEGYWTGIFAKNSGFTDQAYDLVDEWEDVSPQVKKRWNAGYRLVNIEYTAGEWFLLFAQYPKPREEIFANNEDIEDFRETIRKYWKQGYYLVDIADGRD; this comes from the coding sequence ATGAAAAGAACATTGAAACTGGCCCTGGCAGCAGCACTGCTGCCCATCATGGCTTCGGCAGGCGACTTCTGGGTAGGGGTCTTTGCAAAAGACACAGGCTACACAGACCAATCATACACGACAAGCAAGAGCCTTTCCCGACTGAAGATAAAGATCGACAATGAATGGGCAAAGGGGTATGACCTCATCGATGTTTCCTACGGGCATGATGTCTGGATGGCACTCTATGCCAAAGGAACTGGCTATACACAGCAGGCTTACATGCACAGGCGTGATCTCAAGAAGTTCAATCAGGCAGTAGAAGCATACAAAGAAAAAGGCTTTACCCTCATCAATATCGAATATGGTGCCGGGGAATGGCTGGGCATCTTTGCCAAAGGAAGCAAATGGAAGGATGTGAAATTCATCTATTCACGTTATCTTGAAGACTTTGAGAAGAGTATCATCAAACACTGGCGAGAAGGGTACATGCTTGTCGATATCGAAGCGGCAGAAGGGTACTGGACAGGCATCTTTGCCAAAAACAGCGGCTTTACGGACCAGGCCTACGATCTTGTCGATGAGTGGGAAGATGTGAGTCCGCAGGTCAAAAAGCGCTGGAATGCCGGGTACCGCCTTGTGAACATTGAGTATACCGCCGGTGAGTGGTTCCTGCTGTTTGCCCAGTACCCCAAGCCCAGAGAAGAGATCTTTGCCAACAATGAAGATATAGAAGATTTCAGAGAGACGATCAGAAAGTACTGGAAACAGGGATATTACCTTGTCGATATCGCCGATGGGCGCGACTAA
- the tnpA gene encoding IS200/IS605 family transposase — protein sequence MRSGNHTISQLQVHVVWVTKYRYHVLKGDVQKRCRDLIVQVCDAEDIRILKGVVSKDHVHMHIEYPPSLSVSDIVKKLKGRTSRKLQMEFKELSKRYWGKHFWAIGYGVWSTGNVTQDMVDEYLEHHRNPSNKDMGTMILE from the coding sequence ATGCGAAGTGGGAATCATACAATCAGTCAATTGCAAGTCCATGTTGTTTGGGTAACGAAGTATCGATATCATGTACTCAAAGGTGATGTACAAAAAAGATGTAGAGATCTCATTGTTCAAGTGTGTGATGCTGAAGATATTCGGATACTAAAAGGAGTGGTAAGTAAAGACCATGTCCATATGCATATCGAATATCCACCAAGCCTGTCAGTGAGTGATATTGTTAAAAAACTCAAAGGACGGACATCGAGAAAACTACAGATGGAGTTCAAAGAGTTGTCCAAACGATATTGGGGAAAACATTTTTGGGCAATAGGGTATGGTGTGTGGAGTACGGGGAATGTGACACAGGATATGGTGGATGAATACCTTGAACACCACAGAAACCCATCAAATAAAGATATGGGGACAATGATTCTGGAATAA
- a CDS encoding transposase, which translates to MDNGYGIKETAERLGVHPHSLGKWVKQYRDPILHAKEDSDHQEILRLKKELKRVTEERDILKKAAAYFAKHQS; encoded by the coding sequence CTGGATAACGGATACGGTATCAAAGAGACAGCGGAGCGTTTAGGTGTACATCCCCACTCTCTTGGGAAATGGGTCAAGCAATATAGAGATCCGATCCTTCATGCAAAAGAGGACAGTGATCACCAGGAGATCCTGCGATTGAAAAAAGAGCTGAAACGGGTTACAGAAGAAAGAGACATCCTAAAAAAGGCCGCCGCATACTTTGCAAAGCACCAAAGCTGA
- a CDS encoding PIN domain-containing protein, with amino-acid sequence MIVLDANYILRYFLRDNETMFLEAKKVIGEEACFLLNEVLAEVVYVLQGVYKVPKQKIVESLSAFISLSSISMYESKSIMFEALQLFESQNLDFIDCCLCALKEKYEVKSFDKKLMKCVHE; translated from the coding sequence ATGATTGTACTTGATGCCAACTATATCCTGCGTTATTTCCTGCGTGACAATGAGACTATGTTTCTCGAGGCCAAAAAGGTCATAGGAGAGGAAGCATGCTTTTTACTCAATGAAGTACTGGCTGAGGTTGTGTATGTACTGCAAGGAGTGTACAAAGTACCTAAACAGAAGATTGTAGAGTCACTTAGTGCTTTTATATCATTATCTTCTATTTCGATGTATGAGTCTAAAAGTATTATGTTTGAAGCATTGCAGTTGTTTGAGAGCCAAAATTTAGATTTTATAGACTGTTGTCTCTGTGCTTTAAAAGAGAAGTATGAAGTGAAGAGTTTCGATAAAAAGTTAATGAAATGTGTGCATGAATAG